The Salminus brasiliensis chromosome 3, fSalBra1.hap2, whole genome shotgun sequence genome contains a region encoding:
- the arl4ab gene encoding ADP-ribosylation factor-like 4ab: protein MGNGLSEPHAIFPCLPSFQALHIVILGLDCAGKTTVLYRLRFNEFVNTVPTKGFNTEKIKVALGGKGRTAAFHFWDVGGQEKLRPLWRSYTRCADGLVFVVDSVDAERMEEAKTELHKITRLQENQGVPVLVVANKQDLRSALPLGEVERLLALNELSAHTPWHLQPACAIIGEGLQEGLERLHGMIVKRRKMMRQQKRKR, encoded by the coding sequence ATGGGGAACGGATTATCGGAGCCCCACGCCATCTTCCCCTGTTTGCCATCTTTCCAGGCCTTGCACATTGTTATTCTAGGGCTGGACTGTGCTGGCAAGACCACAGTGTTGTACAGGCTGCGATTCAATGAGTTTGTGAACACCGTCCCGACTAAGGGCTTCAACACGGAGAAGATCAAAGTGGCCCTAGGTGGGAAGGGCCGGACTGCGGCCTTCCACTTCTGGGACGTCGGGGGCCAGGAGAAGCTGAGGCCGCTGTGGCGCTCCTATACGCGTTGTGCGGATGGCCTGGTGTTTGTAGTGGACTCTGTGGATGCTGAGCGCATGGAGGAGGCCAAAACCGAGCTGCACAAGATCACACGGCTGCAGGAGAACCAGGGTGTGCCCGTGCTGGTGGTGGCCAACAAGCAAGACCTGCGCAGTGCTCTGCCACTTGGTGAGGTGGAAAGGCTGCTGGCACTGAACGAGCTCAGTGCCCACACTCCCTGGCATCTCCAACCTGCATGTGCCATCATCGGAGAGGGCCTGCAGGAGGGCCTGGAGCGCCTCCATGGCATGATCGTCAAGCGGCGGAAGATGATGAGGCAGCAGAAAAGGAAGAGATAA